Proteins encoded by one window of Streptomyces sp. NBC_01571:
- a CDS encoding DUF5995 family protein: MAQLEQLIAPVHTVVSRMRALEAALPERDGVAVFNRVYLTVTEEIDRRLDAGEFPDPGAAATLDVRFAERYLTVAEEGCPPACWRPLLQFRRHPGVSPLQFALAGVNAHVGHDLPLAVVDSCRALGCEPADLEDEFERVGDLLVSMEERIREDLMPGPDLLEVADPLTHLLGAWSLERARDASWSAARALWALRGLPGLAREFDDRLDATVGLTGRMMLTPLGDRTGHWGP; the protein is encoded by the coding sequence ATGGCGCAGTTGGAACAGCTCATCGCTCCCGTGCACACGGTCGTCTCCCGGATGCGGGCCCTGGAGGCGGCCCTGCCGGAGCGGGACGGGGTCGCGGTCTTCAACCGCGTCTACCTCACCGTCACCGAGGAGATCGACCGGCGCCTGGACGCCGGGGAGTTCCCGGATCCCGGGGCCGCGGCCACCCTGGACGTACGTTTCGCCGAACGGTATCTGACGGTGGCCGAGGAGGGGTGCCCGCCCGCCTGCTGGCGGCCGCTGCTGCAGTTCCGGCGCCATCCCGGAGTAAGCCCCCTGCAGTTCGCGCTCGCGGGCGTCAACGCGCACGTCGGACACGATCTGCCACTGGCCGTCGTGGACAGCTGTCGAGCGCTCGGTTGCGAACCGGCTGATCTGGAGGACGAGTTCGAGCGCGTGGGCGACCTCCTCGTATCGATGGAGGAGCGCATCCGCGAGGATCTGATGCCGGGACCCGACCTCCTGGAGGTCGCCGACCCGCTCACCCATCTGCTGGGCGCGTGGAGCCTGGAGCGAGCGCGCGACGCCAGTTGGTCGGCGGCGCGGGCGCTGTGGGCGCTGCGCGGACTCCCCGGCCTCGCCAGGGAGTTCGACGACCGTCTCGACGCGACGGTGGGCCTGACCGGACGCATGATGCTGACCCCATTGGGGGACCGAACCGGCCACTGGGGACCGTAG
- a CDS encoding LLM class F420-dependent oxidoreductase, which yields MAIRLGLGLPQMKQYDLGRDVPAVARAAEETGYESLWVFERVLFPDPATQGLYGIPGLAWPDTYRSVAEPLVTLTLAAASTGRARLGTSVLVAPLHIPFQLARALATLDAASGGRVVAGLGTGWSHDEYAAAAVAPFEKRGKVLDELLDVCAAVWGPDPVSYEGELTRIPPSEVGPKPARPIPVYLPANSPKAARRLVDRADGWMPTAQGVGRLTEEWTRLQELAAERGRSRPIEVCVRVNAGYTAKPYEGAARPLFTGSAAQIAEDLAAHQVDGVGEFLLDLQAPLRDASELEDVAAEVYGLARAAGV from the coding sequence ATGGCGATCCGGCTCGGACTCGGCCTTCCGCAGATGAAGCAGTACGACCTCGGGCGCGATGTGCCGGCGGTGGCCCGTGCCGCGGAGGAGACCGGCTACGAGAGCCTGTGGGTGTTCGAGCGGGTACTCTTCCCCGACCCCGCCACGCAGGGGCTGTACGGGATTCCGGGGCTGGCCTGGCCCGACACCTACCGCTCGGTCGCCGAGCCGCTGGTGACCCTGACCCTGGCCGCCGCGTCGACCGGGCGGGCCCGTCTCGGCACCAGCGTGCTGGTGGCGCCGCTGCACATCCCCTTCCAGCTGGCACGCGCGCTCGCCACGCTGGACGCGGCCAGCGGCGGCCGGGTGGTGGCGGGCCTCGGCACCGGCTGGTCCCACGACGAGTACGCGGCGGCCGCCGTGGCGCCCTTCGAGAAGCGCGGCAAGGTCCTCGACGAGCTCCTGGACGTCTGCGCGGCGGTCTGGGGACCGGACCCGGTGTCGTACGAGGGTGAACTCACCAGAATCCCCCCGTCCGAGGTCGGGCCGAAGCCCGCGCGTCCGATCCCGGTGTACCTGCCGGCGAACAGCCCGAAGGCGGCGCGGCGGCTGGTCGACCGCGCGGACGGCTGGATGCCGACCGCCCAGGGCGTCGGCCGGCTCACCGAGGAGTGGACCCGGCTCCAGGAACTGGCCGCCGAGCGCGGCAGGTCAAGGCCGATCGAGGTCTGCGTCCGCGTCAACGCGGGGTACACGGCCAAGCCCTACGAGGGTGCCGCACGTCCCCTGTTCACGGGCAGCGCGGCACAGATCGCCGAGGACCTGGCCGCACACCAGGTGGACGGGGTCGGGGAGTTCCTGCTCGATCTCCAGGCACCGCTCCGCGACGCCTCGGAACTGGAGGACGTCGCGGCGGAGGTGTACGGGCTCGCCCGCGCGGCCGGAGTCTGA